A genome region from Manihot esculenta cultivar AM560-2 chromosome 5, M.esculenta_v8, whole genome shotgun sequence includes the following:
- the LOC110615663 gene encoding GTPase HflX: MIACYCSLVRLSPPIHEQYLVWTPNPKKPNFPLTSTAHTTNSSRFITRVLQHGVEVVSPENVSLPSPVIDTKEDKEDVNGLVAGGALSNDKTFVSSTRVKKKRPEEDSFENRFKLRNGREVFEEKAYLVGVEQKGVKVDSFGIEESLKELAQLADTAGLMVVGSTYQKLTTPNPRTYIGSGKVAEIKSAIHALDVETVIFDDELSPGQLRNLEKTFGGDVRVCDRTALILDIFDQRAATHEASLQVTLAQMEYQLPRLTKMWTHLERQAGGKVKGMGEKQIEVDKRILRTQIGVLKKELESVRKHRKQYRNRRVSVPVPVVSLVGYTNAGKSTLLNQLTGADVLAEDRLFATLDPTTRRVQMKNGNEFLLTDTVGFIQKLPTTLVAAFRATLEEISESSLLVHVVDISHPLAAQQIEAVERVLSELDVSSIPKLMVWNKVDRVSDPAKTKVEAEKRPDVACISALNGVGLQDFCMAVQEKLKDSMVWVEALIPFEKGDLLSTIHQVGMVERTEYMENGTLVKAYVPLRFARLLTPMRQLLGKKDTHRVREREKHAVIV, translated from the exons ATGATTGCGTGCTATTGCTCTCTGGTTCGACTCTCGCCTCCTATTCACGAGCAGTATTTGGTGTGGACTCCAAATCCTAAGAAACCGAATTTCCCTCTCACTTCCACTGCGCACACTACGAATTCGTCCAGATTCATCACCAGAGTTCTCCAACATGGAGTTGAAGTTGTATCCCCTGAGAATGTTTCCTTGCCAAGTCCAGTAATCGATACGAAAGAGGATAAGGAGGATGTCAATGGCCTTGTCGCTGGAGGCGCCTTATCAAATGATAAAACCTTTGTTTCTTCAACCAGAGTTAAGAAGAAGAGACCAGAAGAAGATAGTTTTGAGAATAGATTTAAGCTTCGAAATGGAAGAGAG gtatttgaagaaaaagcctACCTTGTGGGTGTTGAGCAAAAAGGTGTTAAAGTTGATTCTTTTGGTATTGAGGAATCGCTGAAGGAATTGGCTCAGCTTGCTGATACTGCTGGACTGATGGTTGTTGGCTCCACTTATCAGAA ACTGACTACTCCAAACCCGAGGACATATATTGGATCTGGTAAAGTTGCAGAAATTAAGAGTGCAATACATGCTTTGGATGTTGAGACTGTCATATTTGATGATGAGCTTTCTCCAGG GCAACTGCGCAACTTGGAAAAGACTTTTGGTGGAGATGTTAGAGTTTGTGATCGCACTGCCCTTATCCTGGATATCTTTGACCAGCGAGCAGCAACACATGAAGCATCTTTGCAG GTCACTTTGGCACAAATGGAATACCAGTTACCTCGATTAACTAAAATGTGGACTCATCTTGAGCGCCAAGCAGGAGGAAAGGTCAAGGGTATGGGTGAGAAACAAATTGAAGTAGACAAGCGTATCCTACGCACTCAA ATTGGTGTCCTTAAAAAAGAGCTAGAATCTGTTAGAAAACACAGAAAGCAGTACAGGAACAGACGTGTTTCTGTACCTGTCCCTGTAGTATCTTTG GTTGGCTATACAAATGCTGGAAAGAGCACACTTTTAAATCAGTTAACTGGAGCTGATGTTCTTGCTGAAGATCGCTTATTTGCAACCCTTGATCCAACCACAAGAAGGGTTCAG ATGAAGAATGGGAATGAGTTTCTTCTCACAGATACTGTTGGTTTCATCCAGAAGTTGCCAACTACACTG GTTGCTGCCTTCAGAGCAACTCTGGAAGAAATATCAGAATCGTCACTTTTGGTTCATGTGGTAGACATCAG TCATCCACTAGCAGCGCAACAGATAGAGGCGGTGGAGAGAGTTCTGTCAGAACTGGATGTGTCATCAATTCCAAAATTAATGGTTTGGAATAAG GTTGATAGGGTTAGTGATCCTGCAAAAACAAAAGTGGAAGCAGAGAAGAGACCAGATGTTGCTTGCATATCTGCTTTAAATGGTGTGGGTCTGCAAGATTTCTGCATGGCAGTTCAGGAAAAACTTAAG GATTCTATGGTATGGGTGGAAGCTTTGATCCCATTTGAGAAAGGAGATCTTCTTAGTACCATACACCAGGTTGGGATGGTGGAGAGAACT GAATATATGGAGAATGGAACATTGGTAAAGGCATATGTCCCTCTTCGTTTTGCAAGACTGCTCACCCCTATGCGACAGCTCT tgGGGAAAAAAGACACACAcagagtgagagagagagagaaacatGCAGTGATTGTTTGA
- the LOC110614461 gene encoding probable ubiquitin-conjugating enzyme E2 18 produces MTSSSAPSRKALSKIACNRLQKELAEWQLNPPTGFKHKVTDNLQRWVIEVNGAPGTLYANETYQLQVDFPEHYPMEAPQVIFLPPAPLHPHIYSNGHICLDILYDSWSPAMTVSSVCISILSMLSSATAKQRPVDNDRYVKNCKSGRSPKETRWWFHDDKV; encoded by the exons ATGACAAGCTCCTCGGCTCCGTCACGCAAG GCTTTAAGCAAGATCGCCTGTAACAGATTGCAAAAGGAGCTCGCGGAATGGCAGTTGAATCCCCCTACAGGTTTCAAGCACAAAGTCACTGATAATCTCCAACG TTGGGTGATTGAAGTCAACGGAGCTCCGGGAACTCTATATGCTAATGAAACTTATCAGCTTCAAGTGGATTTCCCCGAACATTACCCTATGGAAGCACCACAG GTGATTTTTCTCCCGCCAGCTCCTCTACATCCTCACATCTATAGCAATGGGCATATCTGTTTAG ATATTCTCTATGATTCATGGTCGCCAGCTATGACTGTGAGTTCTGTCTGTATCAGCATTCTCTCCATGTTGTCAAGTGCTACTGCGAAG CAACGCCCCGTTGATAACGATCGCTATGTGAAGAACTGTAAGAGTGGGAGATCTCCCAAAGAAACAAGATGGTGGTTCCATGATGATAAAGTGTAA